From the Esox lucius isolate fEsoLuc1 chromosome 21, fEsoLuc1.pri, whole genome shotgun sequence genome, one window contains:
- the LOC109614870 gene encoding serine/threonine-protein kinase pim-3-like: protein MDLSDYCMAMGGKLDQAVARDIMHQVAVAMQHCQNRGVFHCNIKMENLLADGQYESQAHRLWLRRSTERSVLPGDCRYC, encoded by the exons ATGGACCTGTCTGACTACTGCATGGCCATGGGAGGGAAGCTGGACCAGGCCGTAGCGAGGGACATCATGCACCAGGTGGCTGTCGCCATGCAGCACTGCCAGAACCGTGGCGTCTTCCACTGCAACATCAAAATGGAGAACCTGCTGGCAGACGGACAATATGAAAGTCAAGCTCATCGACTTTGGCTGCGGAGATCTACTGAGCGCTCAGTTTTACCGGGAGATTGCAG gtACTGCTGA